A section of the Rhizobium sp. Pop5 genome encodes:
- a CDS encoding efflux RND transporter permease subunit yields the protein MNFNLSALAVRERAVTLFFIVLLAAAGAYAFVKLGRAEDPSFTIKTLTVTAVWPGATAREMQDLVAEPLEKRLQELTWYDRVETTTRPGYAFLTVTLKDSTPAAAVEEEFYQARKKLGDEVRNLPRGVLGPFVNDEYSDVSFGLYALKAKGMPMRELVRQAEVIRQDLLHVPGVKKINILGEQPEQIFVEFSYAKLATLGISAQDIAAALQRQNTVTPAGSIDTRGPQVFIRFDGAYDSIQAISDTPIVAAGRTLKLSDFAEVRRGYQDPATYLIRHDGEPAIMLAAVMQQGWNGLELGKALEERSAAIAKTLPLGMTLAKVSDQAVNIDEAVGEFMLKFAMALGVVLFVSLVSLGWRVGIVVALAVPLTLAVVFLIMLETGRFFDRITLGALILALGLLVDDAIIAIEVMVVKMEEGMDRIKAAAYAWSHTAAPMLSGTLVTIIGLMPVGFARSTAGEYAGNIFWVVGFALIVSWIVAVIFTPYLGVKMLPAIKPVEGGHHAIYNTPNYRRLRRLIEFTVRHKFLTCAVVVIAMGASVVGMGAVKKQFFPTSDRPEVLVEVRMPEGTSIETTTATVTKLEEWLQKQPEAKTVTSYVGQGAPRFFFAMAPELPDPSFAKIVVLTPDAHTREVLKLRLRTAVSDGLAPEAYVRVTQLVFGPYTPFPVEFRITGPDPEQLYQISEKALDIMKSVPDVRQANRDWGNRTPVLRFVPDQDRLNLIGLSPAEAAQQLQLLLSGIPITEVRENIRNVPVIARSAGDNRLDPSRLADFSLMSRDGRQVPLDQIGHSEIRFEEPILKRRDRTPVITIRSDINEATQPPEVSGQVLRALQPLIASLPVGYRIEMGGNIEESLKANDALVKVFPVMIAAMLIVIVLQVRNLSTMTMVMLTGPLGLAGAVPVLLLFDKPFGFNAILGLIGLAGILMRNTLILTEQIKENEAAGLDNYHAVIEATVQRTRPVVLTALAAVLAFIPLTHSVFWGSMAYTLIGGTAVGTVMILLFLPALYATWFRIKPTENESHENSPKKVELPTAMAAE from the coding sequence ATGAACTTCAATCTATCCGCGCTCGCCGTTCGCGAGCGGGCCGTCACGCTGTTTTTCATCGTTCTGCTGGCCGCCGCCGGCGCTTATGCATTCGTCAAGCTTGGACGCGCGGAGGACCCCTCCTTCACCATCAAGACCTTGACGGTAACGGCCGTGTGGCCGGGCGCGACAGCGCGCGAAATGCAGGATCTTGTCGCTGAGCCGCTGGAGAAGCGCCTCCAGGAGCTTACTTGGTACGATCGCGTCGAGACGACAACGCGGCCGGGCTACGCCTTTTTGACCGTCACACTGAAGGACAGCACGCCGGCCGCGGCCGTCGAGGAGGAATTCTATCAGGCCCGAAAGAAGCTTGGAGACGAGGTCCGCAACCTGCCGAGGGGCGTGCTCGGTCCCTTTGTCAACGACGAGTATTCCGATGTCAGCTTCGGGCTTTATGCGCTGAAGGCCAAGGGCATGCCGATGCGCGAGCTCGTACGCCAGGCCGAGGTGATCCGCCAGGATCTCCTGCATGTGCCGGGAGTCAAGAAGATCAACATCCTCGGAGAGCAGCCCGAACAGATCTTCGTAGAATTCTCCTATGCCAAGCTCGCCACTCTCGGCATTTCGGCCCAGGACATCGCGGCCGCCTTGCAGCGGCAGAACACCGTGACGCCGGCAGGATCGATCGATACGCGCGGCCCGCAGGTCTTCATTCGCTTCGATGGCGCCTATGATAGCATCCAGGCGATATCAGACACGCCGATCGTCGCCGCTGGGCGCACCTTGAAGCTCTCGGATTTTGCCGAAGTACGGCGCGGTTACCAAGATCCGGCCACCTATCTCATTCGCCATGACGGCGAGCCCGCGATCATGCTTGCCGCGGTGATGCAACAGGGCTGGAATGGTCTGGAACTCGGCAAGGCGCTGGAAGAAAGATCCGCCGCGATCGCAAAGACCCTGCCGCTCGGCATGACGCTCGCCAAGGTCAGCGACCAGGCCGTCAACATCGACGAAGCCGTCGGCGAGTTCATGCTGAAATTCGCCATGGCGCTCGGTGTCGTATTGTTCGTCAGCCTCGTCAGTCTCGGCTGGCGTGTCGGCATCGTCGTCGCTCTGGCTGTTCCGCTGACCCTTGCCGTCGTCTTCCTCATCATGCTGGAAACCGGTCGGTTCTTCGATCGCATCACCCTTGGCGCGCTCATCCTCGCGCTCGGGCTTCTGGTCGACGACGCCATCATCGCCATCGAGGTGATGGTGGTGAAGATGGAAGAGGGTATGGATCGCATCAAGGCGGCCGCCTATGCCTGGAGCCACACCGCAGCCCCTATGTTGTCGGGTACGCTCGTGACGATCATCGGGCTGATGCCGGTCGGCTTTGCCCGATCGACCGCCGGCGAATATGCGGGCAACATCTTCTGGGTCGTCGGCTTTGCCCTAATCGTCTCCTGGATTGTCGCGGTGATCTTCACGCCCTATCTCGGCGTCAAGATGCTGCCGGCGATCAAGCCGGTCGAAGGCGGCCATCACGCCATCTACAACACCCCGAATTACCGGCGCCTGCGGCGGCTGATCGAATTTACCGTGCGCCACAAGTTCCTCACCTGTGCGGTGGTCGTCATCGCCATGGGGGCCTCCGTCGTCGGAATGGGCGCGGTGAAAAAGCAGTTCTTCCCGACGTCGGACCGTCCCGAAGTCCTCGTCGAAGTCCGCATGCCCGAAGGCACCAGCATCGAGACGACGACGGCAACGGTTACGAAGCTCGAAGAATGGCTGCAGAAGCAGCCGGAGGCGAAGACAGTCACCAGCTATGTCGGCCAGGGCGCTCCCCGCTTCTTCTTTGCCATGGCGCCGGAATTGCCGGACCCGTCTTTCGCCAAGATCGTCGTGCTGACCCCTGATGCTCACACACGCGAGGTCTTGAAGCTTCGCCTGCGCACTGCCGTTTCGGATGGGCTTGCCCCAGAGGCCTATGTCCGCGTCACGCAGCTCGTCTTCGGTCCTTACACGCCGTTTCCGGTCGAGTTCCGGATCACCGGCCCTGATCCGGAGCAACTGTACCAGATATCCGAGAAAGCCCTCGACATCATGAAGAGCGTGCCGGATGTGCGCCAGGCGAACCGCGATTGGGGCAACCGTACGCCGGTGCTGCGCTTCGTTCCCGACCAGGATCGGTTGAACCTGATCGGCCTGTCGCCGGCCGAGGCAGCCCAGCAGTTGCAATTGCTGCTGAGCGGAATTCCGATTACGGAGGTTCGCGAGAATATTCGCAACGTGCCTGTCATCGCACGTAGTGCTGGCGACAACCGGCTTGATCCCTCAAGATTGGCGGACTTCTCGCTGATGAGCCGGGATGGGCGACAGGTTCCGCTCGATCAGATCGGCCACTCGGAAATCCGGTTTGAAGAACCGATCCTGAAACGCCGCGATCGAACGCCCGTCATCACGATCCGTTCGGATATCAACGAGGCGACACAGCCGCCTGAAGTATCAGGGCAGGTTCTGAGGGCGCTTCAGCCGCTGATTGCCTCGCTTCCCGTGGGATATCGTATCGAGATGGGCGGAAACATCGAGGAATCGCTCAAGGCCAACGACGCCCTGGTCAAAGTCTTCCCGGTGATGATTGCCGCTATGCTCATCGTTATCGTGCTGCAGGTCCGCAACCTGTCGACCATGACCATGGTCATGCTGACGGGGCCGCTCGGCCTTGCCGGGGCGGTTCCGGTCTTGCTTCTCTTCGACAAGCCCTTCGGCTTCAATGCCATTCTCGGATTGATCGGACTGGCTGGAATCCTGATGCGCAACACCTTGATCCTGACGGAACAGATCAAGGAGAATGAGGCAGCCGGTCTCGACAATTATCACGCCGTCATCGAGGCGACGGTGCAGCGGACACGTCCCGTCGTCTTGACGGCTCTTGCGGCCGTCCTTGCCTTCATTCCTCTCACCCACTCGGTGTTCTGGGGGTCGATGGCATACACGCTGATCGGTGGAACGGCGGTCGGGACCGTGATGATCCTGCTCTTCCTTCCCGCTCTCTACGCCACATGGTTCCGCATCAAGCCGACGGAAAATGAAAGTCATGAAAATTCACCGAAGAAGGTGGAGCTACCAACGGCAATGGCTGCCGAGTGA
- a CDS encoding TetR/AcrR family transcriptional regulator — translation MQILEVAEKYFRRVGYHKTSVADIASELGMSRANVYRFFPSRTAINSSVCGLVVKEVAEIALAIAQTDAPASERLVDLLTAIHRHSTRTLVEDRPMHELLVAAMDGSWATINAHNVQILTILKALVREGVQTGEFKVEDADEAAEGINTAFLPFFHPILVEQRVREGEPTAVSLDAQIRFIMKALGKSDRAPA, via the coding sequence ATGCAAATTCTTGAGGTCGCGGAAAAATATTTTCGCCGGGTTGGCTACCATAAGACGTCAGTCGCCGACATTGCTTCGGAGCTCGGAATGAGCCGCGCGAATGTTTATCGCTTCTTTCCTTCAAGGACAGCGATCAACAGTTCTGTCTGCGGACTTGTTGTCAAAGAGGTTGCCGAAATCGCTCTGGCGATCGCGCAAACGGATGCGCCGGCGAGCGAAAGGCTGGTTGATCTTTTAACCGCCATCCATCGGCACAGCACGAGAACCTTGGTGGAGGACAGGCCTATGCACGAGTTGCTCGTAGCGGCCATGGATGGAAGCTGGGCAACCATCAATGCGCATAATGTGCAAATCCTGACAATCCTCAAGGCACTTGTCCGCGAGGGTGTCCAAACAGGCGAGTTCAAAGTCGAAGACGCCGACGAAGCTGCAGAAGGCATCAATACCGCGTTCTTGCCGTTTTTCCATCCGATCCTGGTTGAGCAGCGCGTCCGGGAGGGTGAGCCCACTGCAGTGAGCCTGGATGCGCAAATCCGCTTTATCATGAAGGCTCTCGGCAAGTCAGACCGCGCGCCTGCCTGA
- a CDS encoding MarR family winged helix-turn-helix transcriptional regulator: MSNNKIASRHAVGTQLSFALYGAANRMARLHKPYLQPLGLTFPQYLVMLELYDGTPRAVGELGLKLAMDTGTITPLLKRLESAGMVTRTRDREDERRVLIHLTKIGESLREELWAVTAKIKTACQLTDEGLVDLRDTLHAFARPARD; this comes from the coding sequence ATGTCGAACAACAAGATCGCATCCCGCCACGCGGTAGGCACCCAACTTTCGTTTGCGCTCTATGGCGCAGCCAATCGGATGGCGCGCCTTCATAAGCCATATTTGCAGCCGCTCGGCCTGACATTCCCGCAGTACCTGGTGATGCTGGAACTTTATGACGGTACGCCCCGCGCCGTAGGGGAGTTGGGTTTAAAGCTCGCTATGGACACGGGAACGATCACGCCGTTGCTCAAGCGTCTGGAATCGGCCGGCATGGTGACCCGCACGCGCGATCGCGAGGACGAGCGGCGGGTGCTCATCCATCTTACCAAGATAGGTGAATCGCTGCGCGAGGAGCTTTGGGCCGTCACCGCCAAGATCAAGACGGCTTGCCAGCTCACGGACGAGGGGCTGGTCGATCTGCGCGACACTCTGCACGCATTTGCTCGCCCCGCCCGCGATTGA
- a CDS encoding NADPH-dependent F420 reductase, protein MKIGIIGAGNIGATLARKLAAGGHEVKLANSKGPDTIRDLAGDIGAAAVSKEEAVQGVDVVVLSIPFGNYRDLGGLFGDVAKEVVVIDTSNYYPFRDGAIADVDGGMPESVWVSGQIGRPVIKTWNAVLAATLAEKGRLDGTDGRIAIPVAGDAPEAKAIAIELVEAIGFEALDTGGLAASWRQQPGTPAYCTELATSELKEALRSADRSRAANNRDALINEFFAVGASLTHDEMVARNRAGTAAPKS, encoded by the coding sequence ATGAAGATCGGAATCATCGGCGCCGGGAATATCGGCGCGACTCTGGCGAGAAAACTCGCCGCCGGCGGTCACGAGGTCAAGCTTGCCAATTCAAAGGGGCCGGACACCATCCGCGATCTTGCCGGCGATATCGGAGCGGCTGCCGTTTCGAAGGAAGAAGCCGTCCAGGGCGTCGACGTGGTCGTTCTTTCGATCCCGTTCGGAAACTATCGCGATCTCGGTGGGCTCTTCGGCGATGTCGCTAAAGAGGTCGTGGTGATCGATACGTCAAACTATTATCCGTTTCGCGACGGTGCGATCGCGGACGTCGATGGCGGCATGCCCGAAAGCGTTTGGGTGAGCGGGCAAATCGGCCGGCCCGTCATCAAAACTTGGAACGCCGTGCTGGCAGCAACGCTGGCGGAGAAGGGACGGCTTGACGGCACGGATGGACGCATCGCCATTCCGGTTGCGGGCGACGCTCCGGAAGCAAAGGCGATTGCCATAGAGCTGGTTGAGGCCATCGGCTTCGAAGCGCTGGATACAGGAGGGCTGGCGGCGTCCTGGCGTCAGCAACCCGGCACCCCCGCTTATTGCACCGAGCTCGCAACAAGTGAGCTGAAAGAAGCGCTGCGATCGGCGGACCGATCCCGCGCAGCCAACAATCGCGATGCGCTGATCAATGAATTCTTCGCGGTAGGCGCGAGTTTGACTCATGATGAAATGGTCGCTCGAAACCGAGCGGGGACTGCCGCTCCGAAATCCTGA
- a CDS encoding oxidoreductase, producing the protein MSTNKVVVITGASSGIGEASARLLAQNGFQVFGGVRDPKRVNSIPGVRYGIVDVTDDVSVSNFVQWVLSEAGKIDVLINNAGVSLVGPVENTSPSEAQAVFDTNVFGPLRMIRAALPSMRAARSGLIINISSVLGFLPAPFMGIYASSKHALEGLSESLDHEIREFNVRVVLLEPTFTNTKLDVNAAQTEAPLGAYATQADATIKAVQAQIRTAPSALSVAEKILAAINGPYRMRQPAGGQAKLLSWLRRFMPANAVDSSLRKTFGFGKRSAS; encoded by the coding sequence ATGTCCACAAATAAAGTCGTCGTTATCACCGGAGCATCCTCCGGAATAGGCGAAGCTTCAGCCCGCCTTCTTGCACAAAACGGTTTCCAGGTCTTTGGGGGCGTACGTGACCCGAAGCGCGTCAATTCCATTCCCGGCGTGCGCTATGGGATTGTCGACGTGACCGATGACGTCTCGGTCTCGAATTTTGTTCAATGGGTTTTGTCCGAGGCGGGCAAGATTGACGTCCTGATCAATAACGCCGGCGTTTCGCTGGTCGGCCCTGTCGAAAACACGTCGCCTTCCGAAGCTCAAGCGGTATTCGATACCAACGTTTTCGGTCCGTTGCGAATGATTCGCGCTGCTTTGCCCTCCATGCGCGCCGCCCGCAGCGGACTGATCATCAATATCAGTTCGGTCCTCGGCTTCCTGCCGGCACCGTTCATGGGAATATATGCCAGCAGCAAGCATGCGCTCGAAGGCCTGTCCGAGTCGCTGGACCATGAAATTCGTGAATTCAACGTGCGCGTGGTCCTTCTCGAGCCGACCTTCACAAACACCAAGCTCGATGTAAATGCGGCACAAACCGAGGCGCCTTTGGGGGCCTATGCGACGCAGGCCGATGCAACCATCAAGGCGGTACAGGCCCAGATCAGAACCGCGCCATCGGCGCTTTCAGTAGCAGAAAAGATCTTGGCCGCAATCAACGGTCCATACCGAATGCGTCAACCGGCCGGTGGCCAGGCGAAGCTGCTCAGCTGGCTGCGCAGGTTTATGCCGGCAAACGCGGTCGATAGCAGTCTGAGAAAGACATTCGGGTTCGGAAAAAGAAGCGCGTCCTGA
- a CDS encoding VOC family protein encodes MRLNHLDFYVPDIAATADFFLRYFGLELGEMNERIGRAILYDDQGTEVVLSRPLPKFGGADQFELQRQTYHIGFILAERSDVDQLHVRLAADDAAVSGPPAAIRGGWLFYCTAPGNILVEVGWRPG; translated from the coding sequence ATGCGCCTGAACCATCTTGATTTCTACGTGCCCGATATTGCCGCTACGGCGGATTTCTTCCTGCGTTATTTCGGTCTGGAATTAGGGGAGATGAACGAACGGATCGGCCGGGCGATCCTCTACGACGACCAGGGCACGGAGGTCGTTCTCAGTCGCCCGTTGCCGAAATTCGGCGGTGCCGATCAGTTCGAGCTGCAGAGGCAAACCTATCATATCGGCTTTATCCTAGCTGAAAGATCGGATGTCGATCAGCTTCATGTTCGCCTGGCGGCGGATGACGCTGCCGTTTCCGGACCGCCTGCCGCTATTCGCGGTGGCTGGCTGTTTTATTGCACGGCGCCGGGAAACATCCTCGTCGAGGTCGGCTGGCGGCCGGGCTAA
- a CDS encoding methyl-accepting chemotaxis protein yields MLKHLKIRTKIISVVALLGLITMAGLFYVIAEFRRADTAYGAFIDHEAQASMLSARASASVVASVLQVSLLADMKPGTPEFDKTLSTPSRLPQARDRMKQALALVPSRKAAIDEIQAGIDEIEALSAKIIEQSKTKDSAGAQANVALVNAKLDALTPKMIANNDAMMAMLTDGGDTLSASVNEQINLCFAVIGIAVLAAISFSVAVAQTGIAGPMAQLRLRMTRLAEGDTSSDISGLDRRDEIGQMAKAVSIFRDNAIERVRIEARAEADRNVSDGERREREAQQAREASELEGAVQALGDGLRRLAAGDLASHIDQPFVAHLDALRQDFNNSVEKLNETMHTVGANARAISAGANEIRSSADELSKRTEQQSASVEETAAALEEITTTVRDAAKRAEEASQLVAHTRLGAEKSGEIVRKAVSAMQQIEQSSVEIGNIIGVIDDIAFQTNLLALNAGVEAARAGEAGKGFAVVAQEVRELAQRSANAAKEIKALITTSGTHVQTGVSLVGETGKALSAIVQEVQEINQHVHAIAEASREQSIGLQEINTAVNTMDQGTQQNAAMVEESTAASQNLATEAAALNNLLGQFRLTGTGGFAAAAPITPARPPAAAPRATVRPVAKTPIRIAKEGTARPAASPARALGQKIANAFGTGSSTPSSKDADWTEF; encoded by the coding sequence ATGCTGAAGCATCTGAAAATCCGCACAAAGATCATATCGGTCGTGGCGCTCCTCGGGCTGATCACGATGGCCGGGCTTTTCTATGTCATCGCCGAGTTCCGTCGTGCGGATACAGCCTATGGCGCCTTCATCGACCATGAAGCGCAAGCCTCGATGCTGAGCGCGCGCGCCAGCGCATCGGTGGTCGCCTCGGTGCTTCAGGTCAGTCTGCTTGCCGATATGAAGCCCGGCACGCCGGAATTCGATAAGACGCTTTCCACGCCGAGCAGGCTGCCGCAGGCCCGTGACCGGATGAAACAGGCACTGGCCCTCGTGCCCAGCCGCAAAGCGGCGATTGATGAAATCCAGGCGGGCATCGACGAAATCGAAGCTCTCTCGGCCAAGATCATCGAGCAGAGCAAGACCAAGGACAGCGCCGGCGCCCAGGCGAATGTCGCCCTGGTCAATGCCAAACTCGATGCGCTGACACCGAAGATGATTGCGAACAACGACGCGATGATGGCGATGCTCACCGACGGCGGCGACACGCTCTCGGCCTCCGTCAACGAACAGATCAACCTCTGCTTCGCCGTGATCGGCATTGCCGTCCTCGCCGCGATCAGCTTCAGCGTCGCCGTGGCACAGACGGGTATTGCCGGCCCGATGGCGCAGTTGCGCCTGCGCATGACGAGGCTTGCCGAAGGCGATACCAGCAGCGATATCAGCGGCCTCGACCGCCGTGACGAAATCGGCCAGATGGCAAAGGCCGTTTCGATCTTCCGCGACAACGCGATCGAGCGCGTCCGGATTGAGGCGCGCGCCGAAGCCGACCGCAACGTCAGCGACGGCGAACGCCGGGAACGCGAGGCGCAGCAGGCGCGCGAGGCATCCGAACTCGAAGGCGCCGTCCAGGCGCTCGGCGATGGCCTACGCCGCCTTGCCGCCGGCGATCTCGCCTCGCATATCGACCAGCCCTTCGTTGCGCATCTCGATGCACTGCGCCAGGATTTCAACAATTCGGTCGAGAAACTCAACGAGACCATGCATACCGTCGGCGCCAATGCCCGGGCGATCAGCGCCGGCGCCAACGAGATCCGCTCTTCCGCAGACGAGCTTTCCAAGCGGACGGAACAGCAGTCTGCCTCCGTCGAAGAGACGGCGGCGGCACTCGAAGAGATCACCACGACAGTGCGCGACGCCGCCAAGCGTGCGGAGGAAGCGAGCCAGCTCGTTGCCCATACCCGCCTCGGCGCCGAAAAATCGGGCGAGATCGTCCGCAAGGCGGTCTCCGCCATGCAGCAGATCGAGCAGTCGTCGGTCGAAATCGGCAACATTATCGGCGTCATCGACGACATCGCCTTCCAGACCAACCTGCTGGCCTTGAACGCAGGTGTCGAAGCGGCGCGTGCCGGTGAAGCCGGCAAGGGCTTTGCCGTCGTCGCCCAGGAAGTGCGCGAACTCGCGCAGCGTTCTGCCAACGCCGCCAAGGAAATCAAGGCTCTGATCACCACATCCGGCACACATGTGCAGACCGGGGTTTCGCTTGTCGGCGAAACCGGCAAGGCGCTCAGCGCAATCGTCCAGGAGGTGCAAGAGATCAACCAGCACGTCCACGCGATCGCCGAGGCCTCGCGCGAGCAGTCGATCGGGCTGCAGGAGATCAACACCGCCGTCAACACTATGGACCAGGGCACGCAGCAGAATGCGGCAATGGTCGAGGAATCGACAGCGGCCAGCCAAAACCTCGCCACGGAGGCAGCAGCGCTCAACAACCTGCTCGGCCAGTTCAGGCTGACGGGCACCGGCGGCTTTGCCGCCGCCGCACCGATCACGCCGGCCCGGCCGCCGGCCGCGGCGCCACGCGCCACTGTGCGCCCGGTTGCCAAGACACCGATCCGTATTGCCAAGGAAGGAACCGCCCGCCCGGCCGCCTCGCCGGCTCGCGCGCTCGGCCAGAAGATCGCGAACGCCTTCGGTACGGGCAGCAGCACACCGTCAAGCAAGGACGCCGATTGGACCGAGTTCTGA
- a CDS encoding transporter substrate-binding domain-containing protein: MMQSKMPSLILKGFLAFGLFLGALFSGFAASAQQASPSLPLLFDARERLAKPDLSSLVRLRFLTSVDFPPFNFTDQNGKLSGFDVDLAREICSELEISDKCQIQAIPFADLKDALAASQGDAVIAGLAVTPELRRQFVFSRPYLMLPARFVRNLAAPIDGKTAAALSALPVGVVRGTVHDAMLAAFFPGLKAEPFDTKEALLTALRDRKVDVAFADALQLSFWVSSPASAKCCALFDGPYLSEHFLGEGMTIMLRQKDSVLTSAIDHALAALSRNGRLQEIYLRYFPYGLY, translated from the coding sequence ATGATGCAATCCAAGATGCCATCCCTGATTTTGAAGGGATTTCTTGCGTTCGGGCTGTTTCTCGGGGCATTGTTTTCGGGTTTTGCAGCATCGGCTCAGCAGGCATCCCCTTCACTGCCGCTGCTCTTCGATGCACGCGAACGCCTGGCCAAACCGGATCTTTCCTCGCTGGTCCGTCTGCGCTTCCTGACATCGGTTGATTTTCCACCCTTCAACTTCACCGATCAGAACGGCAAGCTCTCCGGTTTCGACGTCGATCTCGCCCGCGAAATCTGCAGCGAGCTTGAGATATCGGATAAATGCCAGATCCAGGCGATCCCCTTTGCCGATCTCAAAGATGCGCTCGCCGCCTCGCAGGGCGATGCTGTCATTGCTGGCCTTGCCGTGACCCCGGAGCTTCGCAGGCAGTTCGTCTTCTCCAGGCCCTATCTGATGCTGCCGGCGCGCTTCGTGCGCAATCTCGCGGCGCCGATCGATGGAAAGACGGCCGCGGCACTATCGGCCCTGCCGGTCGGCGTCGTCAGGGGCACGGTGCACGATGCGATGTTGGCCGCTTTCTTTCCGGGTCTGAAGGCCGAGCCGTTCGATACCAAGGAGGCCCTGCTTACCGCACTCAGGGACCGCAAAGTCGATGTCGCCTTTGCCGATGCGCTTCAGCTTTCCTTCTGGGTTTCTTCGCCGGCCTCGGCCAAATGCTGTGCGCTCTTCGACGGCCCTTATCTCTCCGAACATTTCCTCGGTGAGGGCATGACGATCATGCTGCGGCAAAAGGATAGCGTGCTGACGTCAGCCATCGACCACGCGCTCGCTGCGCTGTCGCGCAACGGCCGTCTTCAGGAAATCTATCTGCGTTATTTCCCCTATGGGCTCTACTGA
- a CDS encoding tellurite resistance TerB family protein — translation MNKPLSAHDALIYVMVMASAVDSTMNDRELERIGQLIGFLPVFRDFDDDNLISVARDCASLLAGPEGLDVVLETVRDTLPAKLYDTAYALAVEVASADLSVKAEELRLLSLLRDRLGLDKLTCAAIERSAIARFRKG, via the coding sequence ATGAACAAGCCGCTTTCCGCCCATGATGCGCTGATCTACGTGATGGTGATGGCATCCGCCGTCGACAGCACGATGAATGACAGGGAGCTGGAAAGAATCGGCCAGTTGATCGGATTCCTGCCCGTCTTCCGGGATTTCGATGACGACAACCTGATTTCCGTCGCGCGCGACTGCGCCTCGCTGCTTGCCGGGCCGGAAGGTCTCGACGTCGTTCTGGAAACCGTGCGCGACACCCTGCCCGCGAAACTCTACGACACGGCCTATGCACTCGCCGTCGAGGTCGCCTCCGCCGATCTTTCCGTCAAGGCAGAGGAACTGCGGCTGCTCAGCCTGCTGCGCGATCGGCTCGGCCTCGACAAGCTCACCTGCGCAGCGATCGAGCGCAGCGCAATTGCCCGTTTCCGCAAGGGCTGA
- a CDS encoding thermonuclease family protein, with protein MRPAALVTGITGIAVVAGLLMAGEAKLGGGAGGEEIAPAEEMTTATADAVPGTVAQPAPISDEHAEMIARSAAPPVPPSPDTADDTMSKAADAKQLAETTERGVASVDTKKATELSRPAVENAGILSFGERRLQLAGVIPTPVDKICGPASRQWPCGMMAKTALRLLLRNRSVTCDLETAEWQGTSTAACRLGTEDLGSWLAENGWAEAPAGSPLAAAAEKARQAGKGLYGDDPRRNQPAARQPRNAADPL; from the coding sequence ATGCGCCCTGCCGCCTTGGTTACAGGTATCACAGGGATTGCGGTGGTCGCCGGCCTGCTGATGGCGGGCGAAGCAAAGCTTGGCGGCGGCGCGGGCGGAGAAGAGATCGCGCCTGCAGAGGAAATGACGACAGCGACGGCGGATGCCGTTCCTGGGACCGTCGCACAGCCGGCGCCGATATCGGACGAGCACGCCGAAATGATTGCCCGCTCGGCCGCGCCGCCGGTTCCGCCCTCCCCTGATACAGCTGACGACACGATGTCCAAAGCCGCCGATGCCAAACAACTGGCGGAGACGACGGAGCGCGGCGTGGCAAGTGTCGACACGAAAAAGGCGACGGAGTTGTCACGGCCGGCGGTTGAAAATGCCGGCATTCTTTCCTTCGGCGAGCGAAGGCTTCAGCTTGCCGGCGTCATCCCGACGCCGGTCGACAAGATATGCGGGCCGGCAAGCCGGCAATGGCCCTGCGGCATGATGGCGAAGACGGCGTTGCGCCTGCTATTGCGCAATCGCAGCGTTACCTGCGATCTCGAGACAGCGGAATGGCAGGGAACGTCGACGGCCGCCTGTCGGCTCGGCACAGAGGACCTCGGCTCATGGCTCGCCGAAAATGGCTGGGCGGAAGCGCCGGCAGGTTCGCCGCTTGCAGCCGCCGCCGAGAAAGCCAGGCAGGCGGGAAAGGGTCTTTATGGCGACGATCCGCGCCGCAATCAGCCAGCGGCCCGGCAGCCGCGGAATGCTGCCGATCCCTTGTAA